In Vibrio gallicus, a single window of DNA contains:
- a CDS encoding Fic family protein: MWIWQQESWPHFNWDKTIIEPLVRDTRLNQGILLGKMFCQPLDQTRNMLDTLLANIIHSSAIEGEKLNAFSVRSSLANKLGVTEEKPFPTTMQTDGLAEIMLDAVDNLDTPLTLERILYWHSLLFPEGYTMFNPVVGGQLRGDAPMQVVSGRIDKPVVHFDAPTRDILDNELGAFIQWFNESKADVSLDPLLRAAITHLWFVTLHPLDDGNGRITRLLTDLALAQAERQSVRFYAMSVGILANRKSYYEILEQTQKGGMDITAWLNWFLVTLNETFDAALKEIEQTVIKTNFWRQIDQTRLSNEQTKVLNRMLDGDFPDGINTSRYHKVAKVSKPTATRHLAVLVELGCLVKSGAGGRSTRYLLAEIG, translated from the coding sequence ATGTGGATTTGGCAACAAGAGTCATGGCCTCACTTTAACTGGGATAAAACTATCATCGAACCTCTTGTAAGAGATACGCGCCTCAATCAAGGCATCTTGCTTGGTAAGATGTTTTGTCAACCACTAGATCAAACTCGAAACATGCTTGATACCCTGCTGGCCAACATCATTCATTCTAGCGCAATAGAGGGAGAGAAGTTAAACGCCTTTTCTGTTCGATCATCTCTCGCAAACAAATTGGGCGTCACGGAAGAAAAGCCATTTCCAACCACCATGCAAACTGACGGTCTTGCGGAGATTATGCTAGACGCTGTTGATAACCTAGATACACCATTGACCCTTGAGCGTATCTTGTACTGGCACTCATTGTTGTTCCCTGAGGGCTACACTATGTTCAACCCAGTTGTTGGTGGGCAGCTAAGAGGTGACGCCCCCATGCAAGTCGTATCTGGGCGTATAGATAAACCCGTTGTGCATTTTGACGCACCCACAAGAGACATCCTTGATAATGAACTTGGCGCTTTTATTCAATGGTTTAACGAGTCGAAGGCTGATGTTTCGCTAGATCCATTGTTAAGAGCGGCAATTACACACCTATGGTTTGTAACGCTACACCCTTTAGACGATGGTAACGGTCGAATAACTCGACTCCTTACCGACCTAGCGCTGGCTCAAGCAGAGCGGCAGTCAGTGCGGTTTTATGCTATGTCGGTAGGCATTCTCGCGAACCGCAAAAGCTATTACGAAATCTTGGAGCAAACTCAGAAGGGTGGAATGGATATAACGGCTTGGCTAAATTGGTTCCTTGTTACGCTGAATGAAACGTTTGATGCCGCGTTAAAAGAGATAGAGCAAACGGTAATTAAAACTAACTTTTGGAGACAAATCGACCAAACTCGATTGTCCAATGAGCAAACAAAGGTGCTCAATAGAATGCTAGACGGAGATTTCCCTGATGGAATAAACACCTCTCGGTACCACAAGGTAGCGAAGGTGAGTAAACCAACGGCGACTAGGCATTTGGCAGTTCTCGTGGAGCTTGGTTGCCTAGTTAAATCTGGGGCAGGTGGTCGAAGTACGCGATATCTTTTAGCGGAGATTGGCTGA
- the nhaC gene encoding Na+/H+ antiporter NhaC, whose amino-acid sequence MKEIKSSDPSFTLSLITFITIILVISIGLFYLKTSLHSLMLCCIVVASLSALTISSNGFNAIRKAMNSGLSSGFSAIYIFILIGVLIAAFIQSGTLATLIYYGVQTISPSYFLPGGLILCSLMSLATGTSWGTVGTAGVMLMGIGTAMNIPAPLIAGMVISGACFGDKMSPVSDTTNLSAMSSGTNLYVHIRSMAFTTGPAYIISLIIFAYLGLKFGSDPISQGDLNNLTSGIEQLYCVGLIPLLPLLTMLILSIKRVPAEPTMMISIIVACLIALFIQDKSFTGVLNALYSGEAHHSGIPSIDQLFGRGGITSMMWTLSLSLMALALGGILHEFGFIRVLMSGILQRIQRTASLVFVTMLSCFLGNLSMGEAYMSIILGGKLFGEAFDKFDLDRAVMSRTLEEGATLTTALIPWTTAGAFFSSTLGVQVLDYAPWALLNWINPLLSLVLAYLGIALFKKGTLTPIVTAN is encoded by the coding sequence ATGAAAGAAATCAAATCCTCAGATCCATCGTTTACACTCTCGCTCATCACATTCATTACAATTATTCTAGTTATCAGTATTGGGCTGTTTTATCTAAAAACCAGCCTACATAGCTTGATGCTCTGTTGCATAGTCGTTGCAAGTCTTAGTGCTCTAACCATCTCAAGCAATGGATTTAACGCCATTCGTAAAGCAATGAACAGTGGTTTAAGTAGCGGCTTCTCCGCGATCTATATCTTCATTTTAATTGGTGTGTTAATCGCAGCATTCATCCAAAGTGGTACCCTAGCGACACTCATTTACTATGGCGTTCAAACTATCTCACCCAGCTATTTCTTGCCTGGCGGATTAATACTATGCAGCTTAATGTCACTTGCGACAGGCACAAGCTGGGGTACCGTTGGAACAGCAGGTGTAATGCTGATGGGAATTGGAACTGCAATGAATATTCCAGCCCCACTTATTGCAGGAATGGTCATTTCAGGTGCATGTTTTGGTGACAAAATGTCTCCTGTATCAGACACCACTAACTTATCTGCAATGTCATCTGGAACGAACCTTTACGTTCATATCCGTAGCATGGCATTTACCACCGGTCCCGCATATATTATTTCGCTGATCATCTTCGCTTATCTTGGCCTGAAATTCGGTAGTGACCCCATCTCTCAAGGTGATCTAAATAACCTAACCTCAGGGATAGAACAACTTTATTGTGTAGGGCTAATCCCGCTGCTGCCGTTACTTACCATGTTAATACTCAGTATTAAAAGAGTACCTGCAGAACCTACCATGATGATTTCAATTATCGTTGCGTGTTTAATCGCACTGTTTATTCAAGACAAATCATTCACTGGGGTATTGAACGCACTTTATAGTGGAGAGGCGCATCACAGTGGGATCCCGTCAATAGACCAATTATTTGGTCGCGGGGGCATTACATCTATGATGTGGACGCTTTCTCTATCGCTCATGGCACTAGCCCTTGGTGGAATTTTACATGAGTTTGGATTTATCCGAGTGTTAATGTCTGGGATACTGCAACGAATCCAAAGAACGGCTTCATTAGTTTTTGTCACTATGTTGTCGTGCTTTTTAGGTAATCTAAGTATGGGCGAGGCATATATGTCAATCATTCTAGGCGGTAAGCTATTCGGAGAAGCCTTTGATAAGTTTGACCTTGATAGAGCCGTAATGTCTCGAACGTTAGAAGAAGGGGCAACCCTAACAACCGCATTGATCCCTTGGACGACAGCTGGCGCTTTCTTCTCTTCTACCCTCGGCGTTCAGGTTTTAGATTATGCACCTTGGGCGCTACTTAATTGGATAAATCCCCTACTGTCGCTTGTCCTCGCCTATCTTGGCATTGCCCTATTCAAAAAAGGCACACTCACACCAATAGTAACGGCTAATTGA
- a CDS encoding polysaccharide lyase family 7 protein, producing MKNIYLKSLLATSVLLAVGCTSTSAPQFPNNKETGEALLTPVAMTASSHDGNGPERLFDQDLTTRWSSAGDGEWAMLDYGSVQEFDAVQAAFSKGNERQTKFDIQVSVDGDNWTTVLENQESSGKAIGLERFQFEPAVKARYVKYVGHGNTKNGWNSVTELAAVNCNVNACPASHIITSSVVAAEQAMIADMKAAEKARKKARKDLRSGNFGVAAVYPCKTTVKCDTRSALPVPTGLPATPLAGNAPSENFDMTHWYLSQPFDHDKNGKPDNVSEWNLANGYQHPEVFYTADDGGLVFKSYVKGVRTSENTKYARTELREMLRRGDQSIRTQGVNKNNWVFGSAPVADLKAAGGVDGVLDATLKVDHATTTGNANEVGRFIIGQIHDQNDEPIRLYYRKLPNQATGAVYFAHESQNATKEDFYPLVGDMTAEVGEDGIALGEKFSYRIEVVSNTMTVSLMREGKDDVVQVVDMSDSGYDAGGKYMYFKAGVYNQNISGDLDDYAQATFYKLTATHSKYEG from the coding sequence ATGAAAAATATATATCTAAAAAGCTTACTAGCTACTTCAGTTTTACTAGCTGTTGGTTGTACTTCTACTTCAGCTCCACAATTCCCTAACAACAAAGAGACTGGCGAAGCGCTTCTTACTCCAGTTGCAATGACAGCAAGCAGCCATGATGGTAACGGCCCTGAGCGCCTATTTGACCAAGATCTTACGACACGTTGGTCTTCAGCTGGTGATGGTGAGTGGGCAATGTTGGACTACGGTTCAGTGCAAGAGTTTGATGCTGTTCAAGCCGCATTCAGTAAAGGCAATGAGCGTCAAACCAAGTTTGATATTCAAGTAAGTGTTGACGGTGACAACTGGACAACTGTACTTGAGAACCAAGAGAGTTCAGGTAAAGCAATCGGCCTAGAACGCTTCCAGTTCGAACCTGCTGTTAAAGCTCGTTACGTAAAATATGTTGGTCACGGTAACACCAAAAATGGCTGGAACAGTGTAACTGAACTAGCTGCTGTTAACTGTAACGTTAATGCTTGCCCTGCTAGCCACATTATCACTTCAAGCGTAGTTGCGGCTGAACAAGCAATGATCGCAGATATGAAAGCGGCTGAAAAAGCACGTAAAAAAGCACGTAAAGACCTGCGTTCAGGTAACTTCGGTGTAGCTGCAGTTTACCCTTGTAAAACAACCGTTAAATGTGACACGCGTAGTGCACTACCAGTTCCAACTGGACTACCAGCAACACCACTTGCTGGCAACGCACCAAGCGAAAACTTTGACATGACTCATTGGTACCTATCTCAACCATTCGATCATGATAAAAATGGTAAGCCAGATAACGTTTCTGAGTGGAACCTTGCAAACGGTTACCAACACCCAGAAGTATTCTACACAGCTGACGACGGTGGCTTAGTATTCAAGTCTTACGTTAAGGGTGTTCGTACTTCTGAAAACACTAAGTACGCACGTACTGAACTGCGCGAAATGCTTCGCCGTGGTGATCAATCAATCCGTACTCAAGGCGTAAACAAAAACAACTGGGTATTTGGCTCGGCTCCTGTTGCTGACCTAAAAGCCGCTGGCGGTGTTGATGGTGTTCTAGATGCAACATTGAAAGTAGATCACGCAACCACTACTGGTAATGCAAATGAAGTCGGTCGTTTCATCATTGGTCAAATCCATGACCAAAACGATGAGCCAATTCGTCTGTACTACCGTAAACTGCCAAACCAAGCAACTGGCGCGGTTTACTTTGCACACGAAAGCCAAAACGCAACTAAAGAAGATTTCTATCCTCTAGTTGGCGACATGACAGCTGAAGTTGGCGAAGATGGTATCGCACTTGGTGAGAAATTCAGCTACCGTATTGAAGTAGTTAGCAACACTATGACAGTAAGCCTGATGCGCGAAGGTAAAGACGACGTTGTTCAAGTTGTTGACATGAGTGACAGTGGCTACGACGCTGGTGGTAAGTACATGTACTTTAAAGCGGGTGTTTACAACCAAAACATCAGCGGTGACTTGGACGACTACGCTCAAGCTACTTTCTACAAGCTAACAGCTACACATAGCAAATACGAAGGTTAA
- a CDS encoding DUF2750 domain-containing protein — protein sequence MTTLTIPKDPQERFNLFFKTATQTKKIWLLIDEHGSVMLNTDDEDCVPVWPSDEHALQWATGEWEGFTAEPISLAKWKSRWTGGLEEDELSLVVFPDQDGEGIVLYPEEFEFELIKQENKAQR from the coding sequence ATGACAACGCTTACAATCCCAAAAGATCCTCAAGAGCGCTTTAACCTTTTCTTTAAGACAGCTACTCAGACAAAAAAGATTTGGCTTCTAATCGATGAGCACGGCAGCGTAATGCTCAATACCGATGATGAAGACTGTGTGCCAGTATGGCCTTCTGATGAGCATGCCCTGCAATGGGCAACGGGTGAATGGGAAGGATTTACCGCAGAACCTATCTCTCTCGCCAAATGGAAGAGTCGCTGGACCGGCGGTTTAGAAGAAGATGAATTGTCGCTGGTTGTTTTCCCTGATCAAGATGGTGAAGGGATCGTTCTTTACCCTGAAGAGTTTGAATTTGAACTCATAAAACAAGAAAACAAAGCTCAACGATAA
- a CDS encoding magnesium transporter gives MSANTLPSIDEGKGRKLAGSILGYIKSFAKIGVIFAIIAGSSVALSKLGAIHGTELPAEYFSNGHSSIIKLLDSEVFMGFVFFITLSVIVYVLYLFWQLHEIAVHKAAKMSSAHTQIVFALSLCGLFINKAWWVLAIIIAFTRWDVIGESVSKVIRNGITKPTQSDMQE, from the coding sequence ATGTCGGCAAACACGTTACCTTCAATTGATGAAGGAAAGGGACGTAAGTTAGCAGGGAGCATATTAGGCTATATCAAATCGTTCGCAAAAATCGGTGTGATTTTTGCGATTATCGCGGGTTCATCGGTTGCCCTTTCTAAGCTTGGTGCCATTCATGGTACGGAGCTTCCTGCTGAGTATTTTTCCAATGGTCACTCAAGCATTATTAAATTGCTAGATTCTGAAGTGTTTATGGGGTTTGTCTTCTTTATCACCCTTTCTGTGATTGTTTACGTCTTATACCTTTTTTGGCAACTTCACGAGATTGCAGTACATAAGGCGGCGAAGATGTCGAGTGCTCATACTCAAATCGTGTTTGCACTTTCATTGTGTGGCCTGTTTATCAATAAGGCGTGGTGGGTATTAGCCATTATTATTGCGTTTACTCGATGGGATGTTATAGGTGAATCCGTATCTAAGGTTATTCGCAACGGGATAACAAAACCAACTCAGTCAGATATGCAGGAGTAA
- a CDS encoding HlyD family secretion protein gives MKEIMLPYILICWLLVKTGVVKWNLRSGTIMVSVGMFIASMLFIAHRYWSPADLTDSTTVKAPHAVLSPLIGQEVDQVFVTHNQMVKKGEVIYTLRSEDTESQLDSLKAQKVAYEAEILALRTQQDNDKRTLERLIKLNDFAHESERDDVRTSIESADAKIASAYAQIKGIEAQLATAEWENSRREIKAPFDGQLSITNISEGTRTGNMHLYNTNKKFVEMRIPDQSYRGIEIGQFAEFYVDAYPGEIFRGRVHSVTTGTGEAQVSVRQGSQNVRQHVGNNTGSHGRTIVIEFDEPEGYNVPIGATGSGWVSANKPYAVLGFMDIIGAATVRLKAYKAYLSAM, from the coding sequence ATGAAAGAGATAATGCTGCCTTATATTTTGATTTGTTGGCTGTTGGTTAAGACTGGCGTGGTTAAATGGAATCTGCGTAGCGGAACCATAATGGTCAGTGTTGGTATGTTTATCGCGTCAATGCTGTTTATAGCACACCGCTATTGGTCGCCAGCAGATTTGACTGACAGTACTACGGTTAAAGCACCGCATGCTGTGCTCAGTCCACTTATAGGTCAAGAAGTAGATCAGGTTTTTGTAACACACAACCAAATGGTTAAAAAGGGTGAGGTAATTTATACCTTGCGCTCTGAAGATACCGAATCGCAACTAGATAGCCTTAAGGCACAAAAAGTGGCCTATGAAGCGGAGATATTGGCGCTTAGAACACAACAAGATAACGATAAGCGCACCTTAGAACGTCTTATTAAGCTCAATGATTTTGCACATGAATCTGAAAGGGATGATGTGAGAACAAGTATCGAATCAGCTGATGCAAAAATAGCATCAGCTTACGCTCAAATTAAGGGGATTGAAGCACAATTAGCCACCGCAGAGTGGGAGAATTCTCGTCGTGAAATAAAGGCGCCATTTGATGGGCAACTTTCTATCACCAATATCTCAGAAGGTACACGAACGGGTAATATGCACTTATATAATACCAATAAGAAATTTGTTGAGATGCGTATTCCTGATCAATCTTATCGCGGTATTGAGATAGGGCAGTTTGCGGAGTTCTATGTAGATGCCTATCCCGGCGAGATTTTTCGTGGACGAGTACATAGTGTGACAACGGGAACCGGAGAAGCGCAGGTCTCTGTTCGTCAGGGTTCACAGAATGTAAGACAGCACGTTGGCAATAATACCGGTTCACATGGGCGAACGATTGTTATCGAGTTTGATGAGCCAGAGGGTTATAACGTACCTATTGGTGCGACAGGATCTGGGTGGGTGTCAGCTAACAAACCTTACGCTGTTCTTGGCTTTATGGATATTATTGGCGCTGCGACCGTGCGCTTGAAAGCTTATAAAGCCTACCTATCGGCAATGTAG
- a CDS encoding LysR family transcriptional regulator, protein MQLLSNLPVFIALMQTHSTQRAAIKLGRSQSYVSKVLAQLREDLDDPLFVRSAEGLAPTSYAVSIFPKLQTALEQVNHALEPEDFDPRNLQKVCIHILEPLLARHGKQIILKIREQTDAIIEVRSWNNLSEGMLIDEEVDLGVHVLTDKPQTLWQHKLYRGAGQFSGNRDGCYIKFVATGVNENLNRFQEVIPNAEASIIVDNHVLLNQLKDIGYTLDFIKYAKECDFPNLDVDLAIILKASKRKSPKYHWLQGIVESVLNQE, encoded by the coding sequence ATGCAACTTCTGTCAAATCTGCCGGTATTTATCGCGTTAATGCAGACACATTCAACGCAACGTGCTGCAATCAAACTAGGTCGCTCTCAATCTTATGTATCAAAGGTACTTGCTCAACTCCGAGAAGACTTAGACGACCCTCTTTTTGTACGAAGCGCCGAAGGGCTCGCGCCAACCTCTTATGCTGTTAGCATATTTCCTAAACTGCAGACTGCACTTGAACAAGTGAATCACGCCCTTGAGCCTGAAGATTTTGACCCTAGAAATTTACAGAAGGTATGCATTCATATCTTGGAGCCGTTACTTGCGCGACATGGTAAACAGATTATTCTCAAAATCCGCGAACAGACCGATGCCATTATCGAAGTTCGCAGTTGGAATAATCTTTCCGAAGGCATGCTTATCGATGAAGAAGTTGACTTAGGGGTGCACGTATTAACCGACAAACCTCAAACACTATGGCAGCATAAGCTCTATCGAGGCGCAGGGCAGTTTTCGGGTAATCGAGATGGCTGCTATATAAAATTTGTCGCAACTGGGGTCAACGAAAACCTCAATCGCTTTCAAGAAGTGATTCCAAATGCTGAAGCATCGATCATTGTAGATAATCACGTACTACTCAACCAACTCAAAGACATCGGCTATACCTTAGACTTTATTAAGTATGCTAAAGAGTGTGATTTCCCCAATCTTGATGTTGATCTCGCTATCATTCTTAAGGCATCTAAGCGCAAATCACCTAAATACCATTGGCTGCAAGGGATAGTTGAAAGCGTACTCAATCAAGAGTAA
- a CDS encoding nitroreductase family protein, translating to MPHNQSLTELINSRRSVRKYDQSHELDPQVVCDALELTLLSPNSSNMQLWEFHRVINPQKRQQLADICMGQNAAKTANELVVFVTTPGKWKSRAQVNAKHVRQNFADRPQDDIAKRATKYYEKLIPFVYSNDKLGIKGKLRAMLMAFIGLKKPTYREVEKQDLRVCLHKSTSLAAMTFMLAIRDQGYDTCPMEGFDSVRAKKLLGLGNTDEITMIVSVGKRVEEGVYGERHRVPSDSVIFTH from the coding sequence ATGCCACACAATCAATCATTAACCGAACTTATTAACAGCCGTCGTTCGGTACGAAAATATGATCAATCCCATGAATTGGATCCTCAGGTCGTCTGCGACGCATTAGAACTGACGCTACTTAGCCCAAACAGCAGTAACATGCAGTTATGGGAGTTCCATCGAGTGATCAACCCACAAAAAAGACAGCAGCTCGCTGATATCTGTATGGGACAAAACGCAGCTAAAACGGCTAATGAATTGGTGGTATTTGTCACTACGCCAGGTAAGTGGAAAAGCCGAGCACAAGTTAATGCCAAACATGTTCGTCAAAACTTTGCCGATCGCCCTCAAGATGACATCGCCAAGCGGGCAACCAAGTATTATGAAAAGCTCATCCCCTTTGTATACAGCAATGACAAACTGGGAATTAAGGGCAAGTTACGAGCAATGCTGATGGCATTTATCGGCTTAAAAAAGCCAACTTATCGTGAAGTAGAAAAACAAGACCTTAGAGTCTGCTTGCATAAAAGCACCTCTCTTGCCGCGATGACCTTTATGCTCGCAATACGAGATCAGGGCTATGACACCTGCCCGATGGAAGGCTTTGACTCAGTAAGAGCAAAGAAATTACTCGGTTTAGGTAACACAGATGAAATCACGATGATTGTAAGTGTTGGCAAGCGAGTTGAAGAAGGCGTCTATGGTGAGCGACACCGCGTGCCCAGCGACAGCGTTATTTTCACTCACTGA
- a CDS encoding cupin domain-containing protein, with the protein MLNMDVNNRVVVETALQPWQASPMQGVWRKPLERERLESGLVTSIVKYEAGSQFSQHAHPVGEEIFVLDGVFSDEMGDYPAGTYIRNPPASMHTPYSEHGCTLLVKLNQFHHNDKSAVTINTLTEPWSTGIGGLQVMPLHSFEEENTALVKWPAGERFRLHSHFGGEEILVLSGELVDEFGSYPAYTWIRNPHMSQHLPYVTEDTVIYVKTGHLLRRR; encoded by the coding sequence ATGCTGAATATGGATGTGAATAACAGGGTGGTGGTCGAGACAGCTTTGCAGCCGTGGCAAGCAAGCCCTATGCAAGGGGTGTGGCGCAAGCCTTTGGAGCGAGAGCGCTTGGAGTCGGGCTTAGTTACCTCAATTGTTAAGTATGAGGCGGGTTCGCAATTTTCACAGCATGCTCATCCTGTTGGTGAAGAGATCTTTGTTTTGGATGGGGTTTTTTCTGATGAAATGGGGGATTATCCAGCGGGAACCTACATTCGTAACCCTCCGGCTAGTATGCACACTCCCTATAGTGAACATGGCTGCACCTTGCTGGTTAAGCTTAACCAATTTCACCACAATGATAAGTCTGCGGTAACAATTAACACCCTAACTGAGCCATGGTCTACGGGGATTGGCGGCCTGCAAGTTATGCCGTTACACAGCTTTGAGGAAGAAAATACAGCCTTGGTCAAGTGGCCTGCCGGAGAGCGTTTTCGATTACACTCCCATTTTGGCGGTGAAGAGATATTGGTACTTAGCGGTGAGCTTGTCGATGAATTTGGATCGTATCCCGCTTATACATGGATAAGAAATCCCCATATGAGCCAGCATCTTCCTTATGTTACTGAAGATACGGTCATTTATGTAAAAACTGGGCATTTATTGCGTAGACGCTGA
- the thiD gene encoding bifunctional hydroxymethylpyrimidine kinase/phosphomethylpyrimidine kinase produces the protein MSHIQIANVLTIAGSDSGGGAGIQADIKAISATGSYACSVITALTAQNTQGVTGIYPVSPDFIEQQLDAVFTDIDISAVKVGMLAQTEVIQAVVKKLKQYQPQFLVIDPVMVATSGDLLLQSSAIQTLKTELLPLADVITPNLPEAATLLGVPVPNSEPEMVEMISGLRQLGCKAVLLKGGHLESEADSTDLLITADSVETFTVKRINTQNTHGTGCTLSSAIASYLTQSKSLIEAVTKGKAYISNAIAHADELNVGKGHGPVHHFFDQSVK, from the coding sequence GTGTCACATATTCAAATCGCAAACGTATTAACTATTGCTGGCTCTGACAGTGGTGGTGGTGCGGGTATCCAAGCCGATATTAAAGCCATCTCTGCTACAGGGAGCTATGCCTGTTCGGTTATAACCGCTTTAACTGCCCAAAATACACAAGGCGTGACAGGTATTTACCCTGTATCGCCAGATTTTATTGAGCAGCAACTCGATGCGGTTTTTACCGATATTGATATCTCAGCGGTTAAGGTTGGCATGCTGGCCCAAACGGAAGTAATTCAAGCGGTTGTAAAAAAGCTCAAGCAGTATCAACCGCAATTTTTGGTTATTGATCCGGTGATGGTCGCGACCAGCGGCGATCTTCTTTTACAATCTTCGGCTATTCAAACCCTTAAAACGGAGCTTCTTCCTTTAGCTGATGTTATCACCCCTAATCTTCCTGAGGCCGCTACCTTGCTCGGAGTTCCGGTGCCAAACAGCGAGCCAGAAATGGTTGAGATGATCAGTGGTTTGCGCCAATTAGGGTGCAAAGCGGTGCTATTAAAAGGGGGACATCTTGAATCAGAGGCAGACAGTACCGATTTACTTATTACTGCTGATAGCGTTGAAACCTTCACAGTTAAACGTATCAATACTCAAAACACCCATGGCACTGGTTGTACGCTCTCATCGGCGATTGCCTCTTATCTAACCCAGTCAAAGTCGTTAATCGAAGCGGTGACCAAAGGCAAAGCGTATATCTCAAACGCAATTGCCCATGCCGACGAGTTAAACGTTGGTAAAGGTCATGGGCCGGTACATCACTTTTTTGACCAGAGCGTGAAGTAA
- a CDS encoding ABC transporter ATP-binding protein gives MPSRIAITQGRLQFNDALSPLFEQFSLHIESNTWVTILGKSGCGKTTLLRLMAGLLSDHASWSGDIKFGIEGQHLSQHIAYMAQQDLLMPWLTVLENVCFSDRFGVGASLSNDERTRQASELLFKVGLAGKEGYYPRQLSGGMKQRVALARTLMQDKPVVLMDEPFSALDAVNRYRLQNLANEMLTDKTVVLITHDPQEALRLSDRVYLMESTPVTMTSIALPDSPTPRPLDAQLAQLQQRIIELLGGENE, from the coding sequence ATGCCAAGCCGCATTGCTATTACGCAAGGGCGACTGCAATTCAATGACGCTCTGTCACCATTATTTGAACAGTTCTCGCTGCATATTGAGTCCAATACTTGGGTTACTATCCTTGGGAAAAGTGGCTGCGGTAAGACCACGCTATTGCGTCTAATGGCTGGCTTGCTCAGTGACCATGCCAGTTGGAGTGGTGATATTAAGTTTGGTATTGAGGGGCAACATCTTAGCCAGCATATTGCCTATATGGCTCAGCAAGACCTGCTTATGCCGTGGCTTACGGTATTAGAAAATGTGTGCTTTAGTGATCGATTTGGAGTCGGCGCATCGCTATCTAATGATGAGCGAACACGTCAAGCATCTGAGTTGTTGTTCAAGGTTGGTTTAGCGGGCAAAGAAGGCTACTACCCAAGACAACTGTCGGGCGGTATGAAGCAGCGCGTGGCGCTTGCTCGCACCCTAATGCAAGATAAACCCGTGGTTTTGATGGATGAGCCTTTTTCGGCTTTAGATGCAGTCAACCGCTATCGATTGCAAAATTTGGCCAATGAAATGCTCACAGACAAAACGGTGGTGTTGATAACCCATGACCCTCAAGAAGCGTTACGACTCAGTGACCGAGTTTACTTGATGGAATCGACACCCGTTACAATGACATCAATTGCGCTACCAGATTCACCAACACCGCGGCCTTTAGATG